In the genome of Megachile rotundata isolate GNS110a chromosome 16, iyMegRotu1, whole genome shotgun sequence, the window AACAACTATGACCTGATTAAATATCTAAAGTTATGTGAATGTCAACTACACAAATGATACGtgaaatttttttgattaaatataaaacttcaatgtctaatatgttttataaaacTCCATAAAATGAGTCATTTAATGTGACCGTCAGCGAAGAACGTTCGCCGAAGACTGGTGAAATAGGACGACACTTGGTGATTGACATCAATGTTATCAAATAGAGCATCTGTTTGTGTTCAGTTTTTCTATTTGACAGCAGCACACGAACATTCATTTTgccatattttatttcacaccgAGGTCAAAATCATTCTGTCCTTGCATATTTACACAGATAATTGATGAACAGACAGACTCCAAGGAACAGTGCAAtcgtgaaaatgaaaatttatcacTTGAAAAACTGCATAACACTGCACAGGAAACTATACTTCAgtcaatttaattatataatattccaGTTCCTATACGAATTGTAATTTACTTGAAAGAAACAAGTGAAGAGGACAGTCACATGCCCTTGACACCTACATGTTCATTTCAACAGTAGCAGATCATTACTAACATGAATTCCTAGACATCAcgtgaatttattaaaatgactTTGCATCGAAACAGAGTCAAGTGGCATTCAAACCAACAAACAATTTGATGATTTCAAATTAAATCACAGTGAACTTAATCTTGATTTTCTTTATCTCTTAAAAGCTGCCTACTAGATTTTTAAGTTCctgaaatatcaatttttattacttttatatgcTCTAAAGTCAAACTAGTAAATTTTCTgtgatatgaaaattaaaagttttgagTTGTAAACTATTTAACATTTGCCCAACGGTATTCATCAATGAAACCTTTGCACGAGCGGTCGAGGGTCAATTGGTTGTTAACTCGGACAGCAGTGGCGGCTGTTAAAGCATTTCATTATGTAAAAATGTGGGGAAATCACGCTTACATGTTCCGAGTGAATCATTCCAAAATCAAAATATATCAAAGAACATCCATCTTAACGGTCCACAATTTATTTAAGCTTCAAACAAGTTCTGTAATCGTAATTTGAATTACAGGTTTTAAAAAGAAGTTCTTTTATCCTCCACTGCTGACCAGTCAAACACCAGACCACAGTACTGAGAATACCTTATCACGTTTCccttatcaatttatctcaccTGCTGGACGTTGACTTCACGGATCCATTCGCGCAAAGATCAGCTGCCATATCAATTGCGTTGATCCGTTCGCATCTCATCCCCCCTTTTCTACGCTTACGCGTTTATTCCAAAAGAAGCGATCGATTCCTTTCCCTCGTGGACGAAGTTCTCTATTAACACCCAGAAAAAGAACCGGATCACTGACAACGGACAACCTTGACCGTATTCATTGTTACCGGACCAGTTATCTGGTCCCAAAACACAATCGCGTCTCTCATCACCCATATGGGAATCTTCATCTCGATTTTCAACGTTACAATGTTCTTCCACGATTCGTAATACCGTTGAACGAACGACACACGGTAAAACGTAATTTGTTGGCTACCGGAACGCAAGCTCGAAAGAACGTCACTGATACCAGAGACGTAGTCGAATCATCCTGAGTTCGTCGTCGACTGAACTATGTCAGACGGGGGCACTGTCAATTGGATAACTACCTACCACACACCGACGTGTCACTGCATCGAGAATACGCGTTAATATTGTTTCGACCAGCCTCCTCTCACGGTAGCCTCCTTTTCTTCTCCTGAAAATCATAATCCAGTTTTCATTTTTGCtttataatttatcatttaaaaCAAAATAGCTATTCTACATTTTTGAATCACCTTCATAGTCCATTACTTTGAAActtgggactttgagactttAGAATGTCAGAACTATGAGTCTtcataattttaagatttgttaattttttaacttcaaaactttaggaaataatatACACAATAATCATTTATAGAATATAAAGAATATCGTTCAggtccaatttccaaattcttccatCGTTTTTGCTAGGCATTATTTCATTGGCAGTTTGAAGGCACCGCGAATCATAGAGATCGGCATGGGGAAGACTAATTTATATCATACGACGCGAAGCACGTCAGCTCAATCACGATCGACCTTGCTGACTGGTTCATACTGTTTTTCGTGGCAGTGTTATAGTCTTCAGAGATTGATCAACATATTACACTGATTTCTGACATCACGTTTCAATTGAGGATCACAAGATTCTTCAATTAAGAATTACTTACAATTTCAACAAAGATTATAAACAATTACAGATATGTCTaatcattattataataaacaaatgtCATGATATTAATTTATAGCTTCAAGCTTAATTTTTCTATTCCTTTTCTTGCTTCCTTCATGCTCAGTCTGTATGAAAGTTAATTACTGATCTTATAGAAACAACCATGATTCGTGTAAATACATTGCTGAAAGTTGTAATGAATTCTGTTACTAAAAGCACACTTTAAGTCAGAGATGTCTTAggtttttgttttttattcaaattgtaTGGTATTATATTGCGTCATCGTTAAAATTCAAACTTCCACGGAGGTATCAGCCAGTGTTAGAGACCCATCAAACTTAATAATGCATAAATCGCGTGCAGAGGGTTCTGCCAAGTGGGAATGGAAGCGGAATGTGAATCAGTCGTTTAATAATATAACTGACAAAACGGTAGAACCATCGTCAATTATTGATAGTTCGCGTTTGCCACAAATTTAACTCTTTATCAATGAGCTATCTACATTTTCTATTAGCTTACAACTTTGTAATATGACCAAACAATTTGTATTAAAACCTTagacatatattttaattaacctTCCTATAATTACCTtttcttaattatttctttttgtcgATAAAGTTCGCTGCTGTGGCAGTGCTAGGAAATGCTTCTTACGACGTCTGTAGGAAATGCAACAGAAGTTACTCGGAGATGCTGGAAAGGCAACGTGTACTCCATTCTCGCGTGCTTCCATCTGCTGCACAATTCATCTCTTATCTACCTGAAGAAGATTATATTGAGGAACGTGAACAGGCGGAGCAGCAATCTTTTAATAGAAATAATCGCAATTTACTGCCGGTCAGCAATGTAATCAACGGAAAGCAATAGAGTTGTATGGTAACTAATGTATGATGTTCTGTGTTTGTTCGTAGGAATATCGTAGTCTTTGCGAAACCGTCACTAAAAAAGTACAATTAGATGACTCTGACTATGAATACCAACCTCCGCATTATCACgaaatttattgtaaaagtTATTCTTTACTAGATAACATTCAACAGCCTGTGAGCTTGTCAAAGCAGGTagatcaatttatttttatatatgtgtTTGTGAAACTGCTTTTGGTTTGTAAAAAAAAGCTTCTACCGCAAAACCTAGAAACAAAAGCTTCCattagaaaatgtattttaatttaacagaTCATATGCGCAAGTTGCATTAATGAAATAGTAAGAAAGAAggataattttgttttataaatttgtatagtaATGTATTCTTTGTTATATGAACAGTTGAATGTAGATGAAAGCAACGAACCTCACTGAGAATTATACTAAACGCGTGCTTATTTCCAGAAATGTGTGGAAccaaattttcattgcgttcAAAGAAGTAGAAGGCTATTGCTAATGCGACGACGATGGGATGAAGAATGTTGGGAACCCTTCTCCAAACAGATCGccagtggttgtgattgcatgtggCCCGTATCTATCCTCGGAGATATAACTGATCATTATTAATTTCCACTTAGATGAGATCAAGGTTGTGCAGAGggttaaagagtgaaaatgCCATGCAAATGACACTTACATCTCTTTTCTAGTAACACTTTAATCGATCGATGAAACGCATCAAAATCGTACACATAATTTGCTTCAATTTATAatctgtattattattattagttctATTTATTAGATAATGTATATAATTGGTTTCCTTATCTGTGACTTCAAAtgcttaataaaaaaaaaaacaaaagatcCTTCATAATTCTTCTAATCTTTATTCCATCTgacgaatattttatttaaaaaaattataatataaaagtattcTGTTTACTTGACAGTTTACTATACATTATTTCCACGAATTCGCCTTATGTTTTGGCAAGAAATGAAATCCTTCAGGCACTTTTCCGAGCAATAATtctctgaaaaataaaattgcttttcaaaataattattgtattcaatGCCACCGATTAATGAAAATGTTCTTACGATAATTTAATCCAGTCTGCGCAATTTGAACTGGCCATAAGCGTCTCCATTTCATCCCGACCTCGATAAAACGGAGGTCTTTCGTTAATTCTTTGCGGTGGTCTTTCTAAGATACCTACAGGAACATACCTGAAGAAatacagaattatttatttatacgacAAATAAAATActagtaatattttataatataataaacttgCCTATGCAAGAAAGATATCCACTCCAACATAAACCTTCTTGTCGTTTCAACACCACGAGTATCTGAACCCCAATGTTCAAGACCATAATTGGCATATTTCTTTAAGATTTCAAACCTTTCATTACTTGATATATCtatcaattttctttcttttatttcagTAAATATCCACGGTTTTATTAATGCACCACGACCTATAGTAACACCACAGATAGTTTTATAAGTGTCCTGTACCCTTTTGTAATCGTCATACGATAAAATATCTCCATTTCCGAATACTGAAACAGGCTGTGCTGCCTTTGCACATTTTTCTATGTAGTCCCAATCGGCTAATTTCGTATACCTTTGTTCACGAGATCGTCCATGAACCTACATAAAAAAAAGCTCAATGATTAAAGTGTTCCAATGTATTTCATGATAATCATAGAACGTGAATTTGAACAAGTAATTAACTTACTCACAGTAATCATGGATACTCCCCATTCATTGAATTTTGGCATTAAATTATGAGCAATAGGTTTATCTATGTAAACACCTGTCCTAGTTTTTATAGTTAAAGGTATATTCATTACTAAATTAACAGATTTTACTACAGTTTCTAGGACATTTAATCGATTAAGCATTCCGCTACCTCCTCCTTGTCTATAAATTAAATCAATAGGACAACCCAGGTTCAAGTCTATGAAATCAATATCGATTTCTTGGTTTAGCAATTGTGCACATCTTGTTAACACACCTGGATTATTACCACAAAGTTGAACTCCAAAAATATCTTCTGATTCATGTCTTTTTACAAGCGCCCATTCATCATGAGCTCCCTTTAATATTCTTGGTGCTAAAGCCATTTCTCCACAAGTTATATCAGCTCCATACTCTTTACAAATTCTTCTAAAAGGTAAGTTACCAACAGTTGTCAAAGGACTtaacagtattttatttttccagtctattttctttttttccgaatttctacattttattaGATCATAGTCTTCAACAGGACCTATTTTTTGTATTGTAttatctgtttcaggaattttgtCATTACATTCAACAGCAGAAATATGTGAATTAGAATCATTTGTTATTTCTGGTTTGATTTCTTCCGagagtttttgaatttgttctactttttctaatttttttctaGATGGCTCATTCGCTTTAACAATCTTTTCTGCTTTGGAAAAATCATATTTGTGTTTTCTCAGTTGAGTTTGAATTTGTTTTGTTAAATGATTTTTTGTAGAAGGTGGTTTCTTCTTAAATTCCTCTTCCTTTTCCTTATCAACAATATTCAAACCATCTTCTGTCAAATGTTTGGAGCCCATTCTACATGCAGTGCCTCTTAAGCATCTGCCAGTAACATTAAACAAGAAGCATTCATCTCTAATATCACTTGGCTTTATTTTTAGATATTCAAATCTATCATGCAAAAATGTGCATCGTTTATTATCACATTTTTTCTCAGGTTCTCCTACAGCTTGATCTGCTATCCAAGGACATAAGTTCAGTTCACGTTGTGCCTTAAATGGAGGAGGTCTTGCTTTATTTTGACCTCTAAGTTTTTCTCTTTTATCAtcgctttttaatttttttaatggtGGTTCATGCAATACGGATGCATCTTCATCAGTATTAGTTGTATTAGGTGATACTTTTTCTTTATCAGTTTTTGTTAAACATTCTTCACTCAGAAGTCTTTTGTGATCTCCAATAATATAGCTGCAATAATGTAATTACAAATACATTAATGATGTCGCTTGTTATACTACTTAGAATTACTATGCGCAATTCAATCATGTAACAATTAATTAGCAATGATTTCATTATTTGAAAAACAATGAAATTCAGGAAATTAAATCGTGACAGGAAACCACGCGGTTCTCGCATTTTAAGGttaggaaatataaaaatacaatagattataataattttcgaaaGACCAAATAACTgtaagaagtataataatattcacTTACTCTTCTTTAATTAAACATACACCTTTTTGTTTATCTTCGCTATAATCGAATGAACAATCTTCGGTACATTTTTCACTGTACTCTGCCATCTTAAATGTTATAATGTATCGAAATGCAAGAGATCGATCATTAGTGACCTGTgctaatcaaaatttaaaaaaacgaaacattGCATATTAATTGAATGTTGTGACaatgataatattttaattgtaaaatttaaggaaaatccaaaatttcaattcaaataATGTGTCCAACAGTGTCcaatgttatattaaaaaagtCTTCAGCTTTCGATTATCGAAGTATATTTATAAGTTTGTTcagttaatatcattattatatttttctgttcGTTTACAGTCGCATCAGACTAAGTTCgtgattaataaataatattcaaggTAAATGATTGTTGTACACAGAATGttgaatacatttattatataagtTTTACATAACAAAtggaatatatatttatttactacgtataatatatttaattctgGAGTACAGTAGCTACATAaaaggtatttgaaaatttgaagcggaataaatttcaaaattctcttgCATTTGTTCTTCATGGGAAGTATACTAACTTTTTTTATAGAATGTACTTATTAGAATGAAAATCGGTCATTTACATACTGCTTTACCTTTGGCCCCTGTTAGGTGTTAAAGCATGATTGAAAAACGTCACGAAGCAACTACAAATTTTCGATGATTCTACGCACTAATCCATGTGACTGACATTAAATATTGATTCTAAAGACTTCaagattaataattttcttcaagAAGGAAGTGGAactaatactttatattgtCAACTTATTATCAACTATATCAGCGATATGATCGTTTACACGATCAAGGGCCGGCTCAAGCTGAATCCAAAGCGTGAATTATTTCATCagattatattgccacatactcTGTCTTTCGAGATTCCCAGAAGTTTCACAATTCTAAGGAATCATATGTCGGAAACTTTTTGGGTTTTTCTAAACTTATTTCAAATCTGATACCTTCAGATTACGCTCACATCTTTGAAATCGGTCCGCAAATGTTCGCGTCGGCCCTGATACGGCTTCTCATAAGTTTACATCGGTACATAGTAACTGGTTATAATCTCTCAAAAACATAAAATCCAATGTCAGTGGTTCAAAATTTTACGTAAAGGTTGATAATTCTTATCATGTAATTGACCAATTAGAGATAGACAGAATTTAAAGAGGTTTTTAGAATGATGCGGAGAAAGCCCGGTGCGAGTGCATTCTTTacgtctgtctgtctcctttGCACGTGTCTTCATTCTCGTACCACGGCTGCACGCTTTTTAACAAGAAACGTTCAGCAAGCTGAAATTCATTAACGACAGTTAAGAAGGGTCAGAGCCGCAAAGCGGTTCAACTGATCCGTCCTGGTGGAACGCGTCTATCAGTTGAATCAGTGAATAATATAGTGACACTGGATACCGGTAAGTTATCAAGGTATTCAACATCCTTGCAGGCATTACTTTTCGTTACTAATACATCATATTTTTATCAGATTTGCTATGTAATGAGTTGGTGACTCAAGTCACAAGACAGCAAGTACTAAATCCATGTGGTGTAAACACGTTGACACGTTCCGCCCGAACGTAATAAATCTACTATCTGCAAAACGGACCGTAGATGCAAACACGCAAATCTACCCTTTGGAAtgtatacttttaaataatattcttagAATAAGAATTACTGAGTACTTTAAACAATTACCCTGGGCGGAAAGTGTTAGCTAAATGTTTATGTAGAAAAATTGCTGATAAAGAGTGTCACCAATTATACAGCTAAATAACTATGatttattatattgaaattCTAATATTAAGTAGCATGATGTTTGATAAGAATCAACAGATGATATTATAATTATCacacaatatatatatacatattaattatcaattaatacCTAGGAAAGTTTATATATATTGTTCCAGTTTTAAGTATCATTGTTGTGATCTAGGACAACTTCATTATTAACAGTTATACCTGTttttcaatgttatcaataactCCAAGGTTTGAATGTGATAAAAGTTGCAACAAGTTGCACTGCTAAAGTGTGTTCTTAATGGATTATGTTAGCAAATATGATTAAACGTATACTATAAAGATATCGAGCTTAATAGAgaagaatagataaagtaaattGGGCTGTTTGTGTTCACTTCATATAATATCTATGAAACTGGATTTTATGTTTAACTTTACTTTTTAAATCTggtaataattaacaatattttttatttttagcacAATAGTATGGAAAAAACACTGCAATGGGAAGATTACTTAGTTATAGCAGCTACCTTAGTCATAAGCATAGGTATTGGGATCTATTACAGATTCAGTGGTGGACGTCAAAAGACTATGGAGGTATGCATTTTAACaaacttatttttatttcttgagATTGCAAGATATTTACTGTTAAATTTTAGTGATACTGAGATTGTCTTTTTGATAGGAATATTTTATTGCAAGCAGATCAATGAGCATTGTTCCTGTAGGTGTTGCGCTTGTAGTTTCCTTTATGTCTGCCATAACATTATTAGGTGTTTCTGCAGAAAATTACACATATGGAACACAATTTGTAGTAATTAATATATCATATCTCATAGGAACTCCTCTTGTTTGTTATGGATTTTTACCAgtattttttaaacttcaagCAACAAGCGCTTATGAGGTTTGTGCATTGAATTTAACTGAATGTATTAAGTATGTATTACATGGTTTATTTAAAACtttcacttttattttttcAGTATTTAGAGAAACGTTTTGGCTTAAAAGCTAGAACAATGGCCAGTTTTGTATATTGGCTTCAACTGCTTTTATACTCAGGTGTTGTACTTTATGCACCTGCTTTAGCATTAGAAGCAACGAcaggaatttctaaaaaaggCAGTGTTATAATTATTGGTCTTGTTTGTGCCTTTTATTCGAGCATAGGAGGCATTAAAGCGGTCCTAATAACAGATGTGTTTCAAGGGTTGCTTATGTTTGTTAgtgtttttattattattgtaacagCAGCTGCTGAAGTTGGAGGTGTAGGCAAAATTTGGGAGATAGCACAAGAAGGACATAGAATTGAATTTGATaggtactatatttattattgtaaacaaatttagataaaaaaatatttgtgtatatGTAGAGTGTATtagatgtaaaaattaattgataatATGTTTCTAGTATTTCTGTAGATCCCACAGTTCGACATACTTGGTGGTCACTGATCATTGGAGGTCTGTTTACATTTCTGTCACTATATGGTGTAAATCAAGTACAAGTGCAACGTTTGCTGACTGTGAAGTATGTATTACAAACTATagaatatgaattacattattGTTTTCCATCATATTTTCAGAGATATAAAAGCAGCCCAGAAAGCGCTTTGGTTAGCATGGCCAGTTTTATCAGTACTCTCAGTTACTACGTGTTTCTCAGGATTAGCAATatatagtaaatattataaCTGTGACCCAATGCTTCAGAAGAAGATCACATCTACTGATATGTTGATGCCATATTACGTTATGGACAATATGTCTGATAAACCAGGTTTACCTGGCCTTTTCATAGCAggtagaatttgcaaatattttatggcTTTACCTATGGCATGTAAATGAATACAATTACAAATGTTATACGATCCGTTCACGTATTTTTTTGCTTAGGTATCTTTAGTGCTGGTCTCAGCACTATCTCAGCGGCGTTAAATTCTTTGGCAGCAGTAACATTAGAAGATTATTTGAAACcaatatacaaaaaatgttgTGCTAAGGAATTCTCAGTTACAACATCGACAACTTTAGCCAAGCTACTTGCTTTTATTTATGGACTTCTTTGTATTGTTTTAGCGTTTTTGGCACAGTATTTAGGCGGTGTTTTGCAGGTGCTTTTTCTAAACCAATACTTaatactaatataattagcattaagtatatgtaaaattaaacttTGTAATCCTTGCAGGCTGGCCTGACAATATTTGGTGTAGTGGGTGGTCCACTTTTAGGACTTTTCACTCTTGGTATGCTAACTGAAACAGCGAATGAAATCGGATCTGTTACAGGCGCTACTATATCCTTAGTATTATTATTCTGGATCGCTTTTGGTCAACCAAGACCAATTCCTCCAACTCTTCCGACGTCAGATATCGGCTGTACAAATACAACTGTTTTCCATTTAGATACTCAGTTTTCTCAGTAAGGGACAAACTCTTGCACATTAAAATGTTTCGTAACGTTGATGCTTCGTATCGTTGAAATATTATTGCCgtcattgttaaaattatttcttttttttatttagaccATCAGGCGATTCGTCTTATCTTTACTTATATCGGATCTCATATATGTGGTACAGTCCCCTTGGATTTGTGATAACGTTTGTCATAGGACTGTTCCTCAGTTTTTGTTTGAATCATATGCTCAAGAAGCCAAAAGTTGAGCTGGATCTCAACTTATACTTTCCCGTGGTGGCAAACCGTATACGCCGTAAACGACGAGAACCTTTAGAAACAAGCGAAGAGGAAGTATTAAAAGATAAAACCGCACAGAGGAAGTACATTTTTACTATTAACTCTACCCACGATACAGAGAATGTGGAGGATATTAACATTACCAAAGTTTAATGTAACTTTCTGTTAGCCGCTTCCTTTCTTCGTGCGTCATTCTATGTTTTAGACATTCCATGTTCATGGCTAAAACAATGTTTaagttattgtaattttaagcAATACCGGATGTTGTCTATAAAGTAACGTGtctgaactattttttttatcggacATATGTACTGTAAGCACCGATGAAGCATCGAAAACTATTCTAGTTCGTAATATTGGTGCTCTTAATTCAATGGTACTTATATGCTACTTAAcaaatatttagcaaaatgtCTTCCATTGGTTGCCTCAAAAACtgccattttgtattttatctgTATAAATTTAGATGGAATATGGGATACGTTTTATTATGGgcatgtttattttttattgtataatgcatgggaatttaggtgaaaattcttaaattttagatttgttTTACACGTCAGTGgtgataattatattttttaaaagttaGCCAGTGAAACTGTGCTTTTGATaggaatttcataaaaatgatatttatatttttttttgttagcTAAGGATTAGAAATACTATTTACACTATATATTTTAGCAATGAAACGACGTACTAAAGTTTGCAATGGGAAGAAACGTAAATGAAGTTTCTTTGTACACGCTAACCTGTTTAAGTGCACTGCAAGCTATTATTGCATGGTGATAACAAAAGTACAATACTGtagtaaaaaatagaaaattttaatagatCCTCTAAATAAAAATCACGTATTTTTGTCATATGATATTGTACAAAAAGAGAGGTATTACAAACaaagataataatttataatttcaaaacaggatttttgaaatatatatttataacatatcTATTAGTTATTATATGTGATAAACGAAATACTTAATTGTCGTTCACTTTGTGAAGTGTAATAATATCGTTTACGACATCTACTTTAACTAAACTGTATAATACAACAAGAGTTAATAAAGCACTGTGTGGAACTGTATTAAGAATGCGAATTCCTTCTGATCTTTTTTTCATTGTCCTAAGGAAGAATAAAGTCACTACAATTAAGTGCAAgttataataattcattattaacTGCTTTGTCATCACAATGGAGATATTTATGACTTCCATTA includes:
- the LOC105661888 gene encoding putative sodium-dependent multivitamin transporter, encoding MQTRKSTLWNHNSMEKTLQWEDYLVIAATLVISIGIGIYYRFSGGRQKTMEEYFIASRSMSIVPVGVALVVSFMSAITLLGVSAENYTYGTQFVVINISYLIGTPLVCYGFLPVFFKLQATSAYEYLEKRFGLKARTMASFVYWLQLLLYSGVVLYAPALALEATTGISKKGSVIIIGLVCAFYSSIGGIKAVLITDVFQGLLMFVSVFIIIVTAAAEVGGVGKIWEIAQEGHRIEFDSISVDPTVRHTWWSLIIGGLFTFLSLYGVNQVQVQRLLTVKDIKAAQKALWLAWPVLSVLSVTTCFSGLAIYSKYYNCDPMLQKKITSTDMLMPYYVMDNMSDKPGLPGLFIAGIFSAGLSTISAALNSLAAVTLEDYLKPIYKKCCAKEFSVTTSTTLAKLLAFIYGLLCIVLAFLAQYLGGVLQAGLTIFGVVGGPLLGLFTLGMLTETANEIGSVTGATISLVLLFWIAFGQPRPIPPTLPTSDIGCTNTTVFHLDTQFSQPSGDSSYLYLYRISYMWYSPLGFVITFVIGLFLSFCLNHMLKKPKVELDLNLYFPVVANRIRRKRREPLETSEEEVLKDKTAQRKYIFTINSTHDTENVEDINITKV
- the LOC100878955 gene encoding uncharacterized protein LOC100878955 isoform X1, whose amino-acid sequence is MVLYCVIVKIQTSTEVSASVRDPSNLIMHKSRAEGSAKWEWKRNVNQSFNNITDKTFAAVAVLGNASYDVCRKCNRSYSEMLERQRVLHSRVLPSAAQFISYLPEEDYIEEREQAEQQSFNRNNRNLLPEYRSLCETVTKKVQLDDSDYEYQPPHYHEIYCKSYSLLDNIQQPVSLSKQKCVEPNFHCVQRSRRLLLMRRRWDEECWEPFSKQIASGCDCMWPVSILGDITDHY
- the LOC100878955 gene encoding uncharacterized protein LOC100878955 isoform X3 gives rise to the protein MFAAVAVLGNASYDVCRKCNRSYSEMLERQRVLHSRVLPSAAQFISYLPEEDYIEEREQAEQQSFNRNNRNLLPEYRSLCETVTKKVQLDDSDYEYQPPHYHEIYCKSYSLLDNIQQPVSLSKQKCVEPNFHCVQRSRRLLLMRRRWDEECWEPFSKQIASGCDCMWPVSILGDITDHY
- the Dus3 gene encoding dihydrouridine synthase 3, whose translation is MAEYSEKCTEDCSFDYSEDKQKGVCLIKEDYIIGDHKRLLSEECLTKTDKEKVSPNTTNTDEDASVLHEPPLKKLKSDDKREKLRGQNKARPPPFKAQRELNLCPWIADQAVGEPEKKCDNKRCTFLHDRFEYLKIKPSDIRDECFLFNVTGRCLRGTACRMGSKHLTEDGLNIVDKEKEEEFKKKPPSTKNHLTKQIQTQLRKHKYDFSKAEKIVKANEPSRKKLEKVEQIQKLSEEIKPEITNDSNSHISAVECNDKIPETDNTIQKIGPVEDYDLIKCRNSEKKKIDWKNKILLSPLTTVGNLPFRRICKEYGADITCGEMALAPRILKGAHDEWALVKRHESEDIFGVQLCGNNPGVLTRCAQLLNQEIDIDFIDLNLGCPIDLIYRQGGGSGMLNRLNVLETVVKSVNLVMNIPLTIKTRTGVYIDKPIAHNLMPKFNEWGVSMITVHGRSREQRYTKLADWDYIEKCAKAAQPVSVFGNGDILSYDDYKRVQDTYKTICGVTIGRGALIKPWIFTEIKERKLIDISSNERFEILKKYANYGLEHWGSDTRGVETTRRFMLEWISFLHRYVPVGILERPPQRINERPPFYRGRDEMETLMASSNCADWIKLSELLLGKVPEGFHFLPKHKANSWK
- the LOC100878955 gene encoding uncharacterized protein LOC100878955 isoform X2: MYRLGYLALFAAVAVLGNASYDVCRKCNRSYSEMLERQRVLHSRVLPSAAQFISYLPEEDYIEEREQAEQQSFNRNNRNLLPEYRSLCETVTKKVQLDDSDYEYQPPHYHEIYCKSYSLLDNIQQPVSLSKQKCVEPNFHCVQRSRRLLLMRRRWDEECWEPFSKQIASGCDCMWPVSILGDITDHY